The proteins below are encoded in one region of Rhizobacter sp.:
- a CDS encoding indolepyruvate ferredoxin oxidoreductase family protein — translation MNAPLPDSIRKALESVSLDDKYALPTGKAFMSGVQALVRLPMLQRTRDAMAGLNTAGFISGYRGSPLGGYDQALWAAKKHLQAQNIVFQPGVNEELGATAVWGTQQLDLYPETKKFDGVFGLWYGKGPGVDRCSDVFKHANMAGTAKHGGVIALAGDDHIAKSSTAAHQSDHIFKACGLPVFFPSSVQDILDMGLHAFAMSRFSGVWAGMKTIQEIVESSASISVDPDRVQIVLPEDFVMPPGGLHIRWPDPPLEQEARLMDHKWYAALAYVRANKLNHNVISGPNDRFGLIASGKAYNDTRQALHDLGLSDDDCRRLGIRLHKVNVVWPLEATITRDFATGLQEILVVEEKRQVIEYQLKEELYNWRTDVRPNVLGKFDEAEGDATGGEWSQPNPSANWLLRAQADLTPAIIAKAIGKRLKKLGVDADTAARIDARLALIDAKEKSLQALKADSGDRQPFFCSGCPHNTSTRVPEGSRAVAGIGCHYMVVWMDRSTSTFTQMGGEGVPWVGQAPFTTEQHIFANLGDGTYFHSGLLAIRQSIAAGVNITYKILYNDAVAMTGGQRVGERPEGHSVLQIMQSLKAEGVSALCIVSDDPAKYDGVTLAPGVQVFHRDELDRLQREYRELKGTTAIIYDQTCATEKRRRRKRGTMVEPDTRVVINELVCEGCGDCSVQSNCLSVEPVETEFGRKRRINQNTCNKDYSCVKGFCPSFVSVQGGQLKSAKKAEVSRPDPSKIGVPEPTLPDTRHAFGIVVAGVGGTGVITIGQLLGMAAHLDGKGIVTQDAAGLAQKGGSTWSHIQIADRMSEIYTTKVGTAEADLVLACDPIVGANKATLAVVREGRTFVALNTHGSPTAAFVHNPDWQFPSASCEAALMAAAGRDHFGAFDAEQLAVALCGDSLYTNPMMLGYAWQKGRVPLSHASLMRAMELNGVQVERNQLAFEWGRRAAHDLRAVQSLAQPSQVIEFVRKPGGNLDELVAKRVEFLTAYQNAAYAAQYRAYVDKVRTAEAPLGSTKLAEAVARYLFKLMAYKDEYEVARLHTDTGFLQKIASQFEGDYRVHYHLAPPMLAKHNERGELVKQRFGPWMTTAFRVLAKCKGLRGTALDPFGRTEERKTERALIAEYRASLDEVLTTLSADKLPQAIAIAKIPEEIRGYGHVKARHLAAARPKWQALMAAWHAGPTVEAVRTRA, via the coding sequence ATGAACGCACCGCTGCCCGACTCGATCCGCAAGGCCCTGGAGAGCGTCTCGCTCGACGACAAATACGCGTTGCCCACCGGCAAGGCGTTCATGAGCGGCGTGCAGGCGCTGGTGCGGCTGCCCATGCTGCAGCGCACACGCGATGCGATGGCCGGGCTCAACACCGCCGGCTTCATCAGCGGCTACCGGGGCTCGCCGCTCGGCGGCTACGACCAGGCGCTGTGGGCGGCGAAGAAACATCTGCAGGCGCAGAACATCGTCTTCCAGCCCGGCGTCAACGAAGAGCTGGGCGCCACCGCCGTGTGGGGCACGCAGCAGCTCGACCTCTACCCCGAGACCAAGAAGTTCGACGGCGTCTTCGGCCTCTGGTACGGCAAGGGCCCGGGCGTCGACCGCTGCTCCGACGTCTTCAAGCACGCCAACATGGCCGGCACCGCGAAGCACGGCGGCGTGATCGCGCTCGCCGGTGACGACCACATCGCCAAGAGCTCCACCGCCGCGCACCAGAGCGACCACATCTTCAAGGCCTGCGGGCTGCCGGTGTTCTTTCCCTCCAGCGTGCAAGACATCCTCGACATGGGCCTGCACGCGTTTGCGATGAGCCGCTTCTCGGGCGTGTGGGCCGGCATGAAGACGATCCAGGAGATCGTCGAATCGTCGGCCAGCATCAGCGTCGACCCCGACCGTGTGCAGATCGTGCTGCCCGAAGACTTCGTGATGCCGCCCGGCGGCCTGCACATCCGCTGGCCCGACCCGCCGCTGGAGCAAGAAGCGCGGCTGATGGACCACAAGTGGTATGCCGCGCTGGCCTACGTGCGGGCCAACAAGCTCAACCACAACGTCATCAGCGGCCCGAACGATCGCTTCGGCCTGATCGCTTCGGGCAAGGCCTACAACGACACCCGCCAGGCGCTGCACGACCTCGGCTTGAGCGACGACGATTGCCGACGCCTCGGCATCCGCCTGCACAAGGTCAACGTGGTGTGGCCGTTGGAGGCGACCATCACGCGCGACTTCGCGACCGGCCTGCAGGAGATCCTCGTCGTCGAAGAAAAGCGCCAGGTCATCGAATACCAGCTCAAGGAAGAGCTCTACAACTGGCGCACCGACGTGCGGCCCAACGTGCTCGGCAAATTCGACGAAGCCGAGGGCGACGCCACCGGCGGCGAATGGTCGCAGCCCAACCCGAGCGCCAACTGGCTGCTGCGCGCGCAGGCCGACCTCACGCCCGCGATCATCGCCAAGGCGATCGGCAAGCGCCTGAAGAAGCTCGGCGTCGATGCCGACACCGCCGCCCGCATCGACGCGCGCCTCGCACTCATCGACGCGAAAGAAAAATCGCTGCAGGCGCTGAAGGCCGACAGCGGCGACCGCCAGCCCTTCTTCTGCAGCGGCTGCCCGCACAACACCTCCACCCGCGTGCCCGAAGGCTCGCGCGCGGTGGCCGGCATCGGCTGCCACTACATGGTGGTGTGGATGGACCGCAGCACCTCCACCTTCACGCAGATGGGCGGCGAAGGCGTGCCCTGGGTGGGCCAGGCGCCCTTCACCACCGAGCAGCACATCTTTGCCAACCTCGGTGACGGCACCTACTTCCACAGCGGCCTGCTCGCCATCCGCCAGAGCATCGCGGCGGGCGTGAACATCACCTACAAGATCCTCTACAACGACGCGGTCGCGATGACGGGCGGCCAGCGTGTCGGTGAGCGGCCCGAGGGTCACTCGGTGCTGCAGATCATGCAGAGCCTGAAGGCCGAAGGCGTGAGCGCACTCTGCATCGTGAGCGACGACCCGGCCAAATACGACGGCGTGACGCTCGCGCCCGGGGTGCAGGTCTTCCACCGCGACGAACTCGACCGCCTGCAGCGCGAGTACCGTGAGCTCAAGGGCACCACGGCCATCATCTACGACCAGACCTGCGCCACCGAGAAGCGCCGCCGCCGCAAGCGCGGCACGATGGTCGAGCCCGACACGCGCGTCGTCATCAACGAGCTGGTGTGCGAAGGCTGCGGCGACTGTTCGGTGCAGAGCAACTGCCTGAGCGTGGAGCCGGTCGAGACCGAGTTCGGCCGCAAGCGCCGCATCAACCAGAACACCTGCAACAAGGACTACTCCTGCGTGAAGGGCTTCTGCCCGAGCTTCGTCTCCGTGCAGGGCGGGCAGCTCAAGAGCGCGAAGAAGGCAGAGGTGTCACGCCCCGATCCGTCGAAGATCGGCGTACCCGAGCCGACATTGCCAGACACGCGCCATGCCTTCGGCATCGTCGTCGCCGGCGTCGGCGGCACCGGCGTCATCACCATCGGGCAACTGCTCGGCATGGCCGCGCACCTCGACGGCAAGGGCATCGTCACGCAAGACGCCGCCGGCCTCGCGCAGAAGGGAGGCAGCACCTGGAGCCACATCCAGATCGCCGACCGCATGAGCGAGATCTACACCACCAAGGTCGGCACCGCCGAGGCCGACCTCGTGCTCGCCTGCGACCCCATCGTCGGCGCCAACAAGGCCACGCTCGCGGTGGTGCGCGAAGGCCGCACCTTCGTCGCGCTCAACACCCACGGCTCGCCCACCGCCGCCTTCGTGCACAACCCCGACTGGCAGTTCCCCTCGGCGAGCTGCGAAGCCGCGTTGATGGCCGCGGCGGGGCGCGACCATTTCGGCGCGTTCGACGCCGAGCAACTCGCGGTTGCGCTGTGCGGCGACTCGCTCTACACCAACCCGATGATGCTTGGCTACGCCTGGCAGAAGGGCCGGGTGCCGCTGTCGCACGCTTCCCTGATGCGCGCGATGGAGCTCAACGGTGTGCAGGTCGAGCGCAATCAACTGGCCTTCGAGTGGGGCCGCCGTGCGGCGCATGACCTGCGTGCCGTGCAGTCGCTGGCCCAGCCTTCGCAGGTCATCGAGTTCGTGCGCAAGCCCGGCGGCAACCTGGATGAGCTCGTCGCCAAGCGCGTGGAGTTCCTCACCGCCTACCAGAACGCCGCCTACGCCGCGCAGTACCGCGCCTACGTCGACAAGGTGCGCACCGCCGAGGCGCCGCTCGGCAGCACCAAGCTGGCCGAAGCCGTGGCCCGCTACCTCTTCAAGCTGATGGCCTACAAGGACGAGTACGAGGTCGCGCGCCTGCACACCGACACCGGCTTCCTGCAGAAGATCGCCTCGCAGTTCGAGGGCGACTACCGCGTGCACTACCACCTCGCGCCACCGATGCTCGCCAAACACAACGAACGCGGCGAACTCGTGAAGCAGCGCTTCGGCCCCTGGATGACGACCGCCTTCCGCGTGCTCGCCAAGTGCAAGGGCCTGCGCGGCACCGCGCTCGACCCCTTCGGCCGCACCGAAGAGCGCAAGACCGAACGTGCGCTGATCGCCGAGTACCGGGCAAGCCTCGACGAGGTGCTGACCACGCTCAGCGCCGACAAGCTGCCGCAGGCCATCGCGATTGCGAAGATCCCGGAAGAGATCCGCGGCTACGGCCATGTGAAGGCGCGCCACCTCGCCGCGGCGCGCCCGAAGTGGCAGGCGCTGATGGCCGCGTGGCACGCCGGCCCCACGGTGGAGGCGGTGAGAACCCGGGCGTGA
- a CDS encoding Lrp/AsnC family transcriptional regulator: MPLKKPFPGKTIKLADEPAEPHGDALDRYDVLILRELQHDARLSNAELAARIGLSAAPTWRRVKWLEEQGYITGYRAEIDRRKIGLGVLAFVRVDAERNNGLATRALEDAIRKLPEVIACHYISGTGTFELQVMATDLDAFSRFSIDTLLNLPNVKDIHTSFSLGEVKAGAALPLSHLHTAKPRSR, from the coding sequence ATGCCGCTCAAAAAGCCGTTCCCAGGGAAAACCATCAAGCTCGCAGACGAGCCTGCAGAACCTCATGGCGACGCGCTCGACCGCTACGACGTGCTCATCCTGCGCGAGCTGCAGCACGACGCCCGCCTGTCCAACGCCGAGCTGGCCGCGCGCATCGGCCTGTCGGCCGCGCCCACCTGGCGGCGCGTGAAGTGGCTCGAAGAGCAGGGCTACATCACCGGCTACCGGGCCGAGATCGACCGCCGCAAGATCGGCCTCGGCGTGCTGGCCTTCGTGCGCGTCGACGCTGAGCGCAACAACGGCCTGGCCACCCGGGCGCTGGAAGACGCCATCCGCAAATTGCCCGAGGTGATCGCCTGCCACTACATTTCAGGCACCGGCACTTTCGAGCTGCAAGTCATGGCCACCGACCTCGATGCGTTCTCCCGCTTTTCGATCGACACCCTGCTCAACCTGCCGAACGTCAAAGACATCCACACCAGCTTCTCGCTGGGCGAAGTGAAGGCTGGGGCCGCGCTGCCCCTCTCGCATCTGCACACCGCCAAACCGCGCTCGCGTTGA
- a CDS encoding GGDEF domain-containing protein: protein MSSSRLADWLFGTEPKQRLRLVQCGTAMLLVLGSVLNMQYLVWAGLAPMVPTAWWTLVLIGGFVVFFITIRSGQNLRYADPSLTVPQMVFAILCAAVAYAIAGKGRGGAFPILMVVFMFSMYSLAPGTVLRTSFFAVAVFAVTMATMAWRHPAVYEPAVEWGHFIMIAIMVPAVAVLAGQLSRLRDRLRRQKKDIATALARIQELATRDELTGLINRRHMLELMEQERQRGVRSGQSFCLAVIDIDGFREINDRHGHAFADELLRRFANEALNVIRISDLLSRWNGKEFLLMLSNTRASLGRTSLERLRERMKAMAVEVPGGEPGAEPLHLSFSAGVAEHRAGESVADTVQRAEHALINAKASGANRVVLA from the coding sequence ATGTCCTCGTCCCGCCTGGCCGACTGGCTCTTCGGCACCGAACCCAAGCAGCGGCTGCGCCTGGTGCAGTGCGGCACGGCGATGCTGCTGGTGCTGGGCAGCGTGCTCAACATGCAGTACCTGGTGTGGGCCGGGCTCGCGCCGATGGTGCCCACGGCGTGGTGGACGCTGGTGCTGATCGGCGGCTTCGTGGTGTTCTTCATCACCATCCGCAGCGGGCAGAACCTGCGTTATGCCGACCCGTCGCTGACCGTGCCGCAGATGGTGTTCGCCATCCTCTGCGCGGCGGTTGCGTATGCCATCGCAGGCAAGGGGCGCGGCGGGGCGTTTCCGATCCTGATGGTCGTGTTCATGTTCAGCATGTATTCGCTCGCGCCGGGGACCGTGCTGCGCACGAGCTTCTTCGCGGTGGCGGTGTTCGCCGTCACGATGGCCACGATGGCCTGGCGCCACCCGGCGGTCTACGAGCCGGCGGTGGAGTGGGGCCACTTCATCATGATCGCGATCATGGTGCCGGCGGTCGCGGTGCTGGCCGGGCAGCTGAGCCGCCTGCGCGACCGGCTGCGCCGCCAGAAGAAAGACATCGCGACCGCGCTCGCGCGCATCCAGGAGCTCGCCACGCGCGACGAGCTCACCGGCCTCATCAACCGCCGCCACATGCTCGAGCTGATGGAGCAGGAACGTCAGCGCGGTGTGCGCTCGGGGCAGTCGTTCTGCCTCGCGGTGATCGACATCGATGGCTTCCGCGAGATCAACGACCGGCACGGCCACGCCTTTGCCGACGAGCTGCTGCGCCGCTTCGCGAACGAAGCGCTCAACGTGATCCGCATCTCCGACCTGCTCTCGCGCTGGAACGGCAAGGAGTTCCTGCTGATGCTCAGCAACACCCGCGCCTCGCTCGGCCGCACCAGCCTCGAGCGCCTGCGCGAGCGCATGAAGGCGATGGCCGTCGAGGTGCCCGGCGGCGAGCCGGGGGCCGAGCCGCTGCACCTGAGCTTCTCGGCCGGCGTGGCCGAGCACCGCGCGGGCGAATCGGTGGCCGACACCGTGCAGCGTGCCGAGCATGCGCTCATCAACGCCAAGGCCTCGGGCGCCAACCGGGTGGTGCTGGCTTGA
- a CDS encoding EamA family transporter, whose protein sequence is MTVAAHPPWRHLLLALAVVAVWGTNFVVIKSALAHLPPLLFATLRYAIAFFPAVLLLRKPAVPWRNLAAYGVLIGVGQFGVLYIAMRSSISPGLASLVIQTQVFFTIVLAMRLARERVQGYQWLALVLGAAGIGVIGAHTGGDATVAGLLMVLSAAFCWACANIVSKRAGQVNMLAYVVWSSAAAVPPLLALSLWVEGWPAVEAGVVNADAATWAAVVWQSVGNTLFGYAAWGWLLARHPAASITPMALLVPVFGMAASSWWLGESLPGWKLLAAALILCGLGLNVLWPRWRTAQN, encoded by the coding sequence TTGACGGTGGCCGCGCACCCGCCGTGGCGGCACCTGCTGCTGGCGCTGGCGGTGGTGGCGGTGTGGGGCACCAACTTCGTGGTCATCAAGTCGGCCCTGGCGCACCTGCCGCCGCTGCTCTTTGCCACCCTGCGCTACGCCATCGCGTTTTTCCCCGCGGTGCTGCTGCTGCGCAAGCCGGCGGTGCCGTGGCGCAACCTCGCCGCCTACGGGGTGCTGATCGGCGTGGGCCAGTTCGGCGTGCTCTACATCGCGATGCGCAGCAGCATCTCGCCCGGCCTCGCCTCGCTCGTGATCCAGACACAGGTCTTCTTCACCATCGTGCTGGCGATGCGCCTGGCCCGTGAGCGGGTGCAGGGCTACCAGTGGCTCGCGCTCGTGCTCGGCGCCGCGGGCATCGGGGTGATCGGTGCGCACACCGGCGGCGATGCCACGGTGGCCGGCCTCCTGATGGTGCTGTCGGCCGCGTTCTGCTGGGCCTGCGCCAACATCGTCAGCAAGCGTGCGGGCCAGGTGAACATGCTGGCGTATGTGGTGTGGTCGAGCGCTGCGGCCGTGCCGCCGCTGCTCGCGCTCTCACTGTGGGTGGAAGGCTGGCCGGCGGTCGAGGCCGGCGTGGTGAACGCCGATGCCGCCACCTGGGCCGCGGTGGTGTGGCAGTCGGTCGGCAACACGCTCTTCGGCTACGCCGCCTGGGGCTGGCTGCTCGCGCGCCACCCGGCGGCCAGCATCACGCCGATGGCGCTCTTGGTGCCGGTGTTCGGCATGGCGGCGTCGAGCTGGTGGCTGGGCGAGTCGCTGCCGGGCTGGAAGCTGCTGGCCGCCGCGCTGATCCTGTGCGGGCTCGGCCTCAACGTGCTCTGGCCACGTTGGCGCACTGCACAAAACTGA
- a CDS encoding PAS domain S-box protein — protein MFTEFIQPVRATPSPSGAWSERLQLLLESTGEGIFGIDMAGRCTFVNRAAAEMLGYRTEQVHGRNMHELIHHTHADGRHYPECDCPIFNAFRRGLPCRIDSEVLWRADGSAFSAEYSSHPVIDGGVVQGAVVTIVDITERKRAEGELRQAHEELERRVEERTHELTHALGQLRELSAYLETVREEERTRIAREIHDELGSLLVALKMDVNWLHKRVDDRPPLAAKCEGMGRLIDRAVDNLGRIITDLRPSILDHQGLWAALEWQAQEFIEATELQHELQVHVHHGVEAPTGPQGERWAIAVFRIFQEMLSNVARHAQARWVHIRLYVDGPPAPVLHLEVRDDGVGATREALDAPRSYGVMGMRERAGHFGGQITIDSVPGLGTYVRLTMPLPGAEMGLNEDARAERRAAPKPARIPSGDRPTSSLDEGQS, from the coding sequence ATGTTCACTGAGTTCATCCAGCCCGTGCGCGCCACGCCCAGCCCCAGCGGGGCGTGGAGCGAGCGCCTGCAACTGCTGCTCGAATCCACCGGCGAGGGCATCTTCGGCATCGACATGGCGGGCCGATGCACCTTTGTCAACCGCGCCGCCGCCGAGATGCTGGGCTACCGCACCGAGCAAGTGCATGGGCGGAACATGCACGAACTGATCCACCACACGCATGCCGACGGGCGCCACTACCCCGAGTGCGACTGCCCGATCTTCAACGCCTTTCGCCGCGGCCTGCCGTGCCGCATCGACAGCGAGGTGCTTTGGCGCGCGGATGGCTCGGCCTTCAGCGCCGAGTACTCGTCGCACCCGGTCATCGATGGCGGCGTGGTGCAGGGCGCGGTGGTCACAATCGTCGACATCACCGAGCGCAAGCGCGCCGAGGGCGAGCTGCGCCAGGCGCATGAAGAGCTGGAGCGACGCGTCGAAGAGAGAACGCACGAGCTGACCCATGCGCTCGGCCAGTTGCGCGAACTCTCGGCCTATCTGGAGACGGTGCGCGAAGAAGAGCGCACGCGCATCGCCCGCGAGATCCACGACGAGCTGGGCTCGCTGCTGGTGGCGCTGAAGATGGATGTGAACTGGCTGCACAAGCGTGTCGACGACCGCCCGCCGCTGGCCGCCAAGTGCGAGGGCATGGGCAGGCTGATCGACCGCGCCGTCGACAACCTCGGCCGCATCATCACCGACCTGCGCCCGAGCATCCTCGACCACCAGGGCCTGTGGGCGGCGCTCGAATGGCAGGCGCAGGAGTTCATCGAGGCCACCGAGTTGCAGCACGAGCTGCAAGTGCATGTGCACCACGGGGTCGAGGCGCCCACCGGCCCGCAGGGCGAGCGCTGGGCGATCGCGGTCTTCCGCATCTTTCAAGAGATGCTGAGCAACGTGGCGCGACATGCGCAGGCGCGCTGGGTGCACATCCGCCTGTACGTCGATGGCCCGCCCGCGCCCGTGCTGCACCTCGAGGTGCGCGACGACGGCGTGGGCGCCACCCGCGAAGCGCTCGACGCCCCGCGCAGCTACGGCGTGATGGGCATGCGCGAACGCGCCGGGCATTTCGGCGGGCAGATCACGATCGACAGCGTGCCGGGTCTGGGCACCTACGTGCGCCTGACCATGCCTTTGCCAGGAGCCGAGATGGGCTTGAACGAAGACGCGCGGGCCGAGCGCCGGGCCGCTCCCAAGCCGGCCCGCATCCCCTCGGGGGATCGGCCAACGTCCTCGTTGGACGAGGGGCAGTCATGA
- a CDS encoding response regulator transcription factor, whose translation MTIHVLICDDHLIVRQGIRQVLADAPDIEVAFEAANGPEALTRVRQGGIDVVLMDIAMPHRDGLDVLRQMKSEYPKLPVLMLSTYPDKQYAVRSMKLGAVGYLNKSADSEQMISAIRKVAAGGMFITPTVAEHLASAIGAGHTEDKPLHERLSHREYQVFRLLSQGRSVGEIAEQLALSSNTVSTYRARILDKTGVRNDVELALYAVRQELTQV comes from the coding sequence ATGACCATTCATGTCTTGATCTGCGATGACCACCTGATCGTGCGGCAGGGCATCCGGCAGGTGCTGGCCGATGCGCCCGACATCGAGGTCGCGTTCGAGGCGGCCAACGGCCCGGAAGCGCTGACAAGGGTGCGGCAAGGCGGCATCGACGTGGTGCTGATGGACATCGCCATGCCCCACCGCGACGGGCTCGACGTGCTGCGCCAGATGAAGAGCGAGTACCCGAAGCTCCCGGTACTGATGCTCAGCACCTACCCCGACAAGCAGTACGCGGTGCGCAGCATGAAGCTCGGCGCGGTGGGCTACCTCAACAAGAGCGCCGACTCCGAGCAGATGATCTCGGCCATCCGCAAGGTGGCGGCGGGCGGCATGTTCATCACACCCACCGTGGCCGAGCACCTGGCGAGTGCCATTGGCGCCGGCCACACGGAAGACAAGCCGCTGCACGAGCGCCTGTCGCACCGCGAGTACCAGGTGTTCCGCCTTTTGAGCCAGGGCCGCAGCGTGGGCGAGATCGCCGAGCAGTTGGCGCTGTCGTCCAACACGGTGAGCACCTACCGGGCGCGCATCCTCGACAAGACCGGCGTGCGCAACGACGTGGAGCTGGCGCTCTACGCGGTGCGCCAGGAACTCACACAGGTTTAG
- the nhaR gene encoding transcriptional activator NhaR → MNFKHLYYFWATAKAGGVMRAGEQLHTTPQTLSTQIKLLEERLGCALFRKKGRHLELTEEGRTALGYADQIFALSTELEAAIGKAGTAGAVLPFRVGIADQVPKAIAYRLIEPALRVPNTRLIGHEGKLQDLLGQLSVHRLDLVLADEPMGKSVSVKAYNHPLGTTAMSFFAAPALKRSLKGPFPKCLDGAPFLSQGSSSAMRQRLDLWLAEQGLHPRVVGEFDDAALMKAFGREGQGVFMSPTVLDDETCEQYGVKVLGRTEALVEEFYAISVERRITHPCVVAITEAARGRFLA, encoded by the coding sequence ATGAACTTCAAGCACCTCTATTACTTCTGGGCCACCGCCAAGGCGGGCGGGGTGATGCGCGCGGGCGAGCAACTGCACACCACGCCGCAGACACTCTCGACCCAGATCAAGCTGCTCGAAGAGCGCCTGGGCTGTGCACTTTTTCGCAAGAAGGGCCGCCACCTGGAACTGACCGAAGAGGGCCGCACCGCCCTCGGCTATGCCGACCAGATCTTCGCGTTGAGCACCGAGCTCGAAGCGGCCATCGGCAAGGCGGGAACGGCAGGGGCCGTGCTGCCTTTTCGCGTGGGCATCGCCGACCAGGTGCCCAAGGCCATCGCCTACCGGCTGATCGAGCCGGCACTGCGCGTGCCCAACACCCGCCTCATCGGCCACGAGGGCAAGCTGCAAGACCTGCTCGGCCAGCTCTCGGTGCACCGGCTCGACCTCGTGCTCGCCGACGAGCCGATGGGCAAGTCGGTCAGCGTGAAGGCCTACAACCACCCGCTCGGCACGACCGCCATGAGCTTCTTCGCCGCGCCCGCCCTCAAGCGCTCGCTGAAGGGCCCCTTTCCGAAATGCCTCGACGGTGCACCCTTCCTTTCACAAGGATCGTCGTCGGCGATGCGCCAGCGGCTCGACCTGTGGCTCGCCGAGCAGGGCCTGCATCCGCGGGTGGTGGGCGAGTTCGATGACGCGGCCCTGATGAAGGCCTTCGGCCGCGAGGGCCAGGGCGTCTTCATGTCACCCACCGTGCTCGACGACGAAACCTGCGAGCAATACGGCGTGAAGGTGCTCGGCCGCACCGAGGCGCTGGTGGAAGAGTTCTACGCCATCTCGGTGGAGCGGCGCATCACGCACCCCTGCGTGGTGGCGATCACCGAGGCGGCACGCGGCCGCTTCCTGGCCTAA
- a CDS encoding TerC family protein — MEFLLDPNLWIAFAMLTALEIVLGVDNIIFISILVGRLPAQQRDMARRLGLGFAMLSRLALLFSLSWVMSLTADLFTVAGQGISGRDIVLLLGGLFLLYKATHEIFIEVEAREQDGPPKTDDAVIKSVGGKLFWAIIGQIAIIDIVFSLDSVITAVGMVDEIGVMVAAVIAAVAVMLFAAKPIGEFVDRHPSVKVLALAFLVMVGMALTAEAFDVHVPKGYIYAAMAFSLAVEALNIRARNKRRAAVSHESSAGV; from the coding sequence ATGGAATTCCTGCTCGACCCCAACCTCTGGATCGCCTTCGCGATGCTCACCGCCCTCGAGATCGTGCTCGGGGTCGACAACATCATCTTCATCTCGATCCTGGTGGGCCGCCTGCCGGCGCAACAGCGCGACATGGCACGCCGGCTCGGCCTCGGCTTCGCGATGCTGAGCCGTCTGGCGCTGCTTTTCTCGCTGAGCTGGGTGATGAGCCTCACCGCCGACCTCTTCACCGTGGCCGGCCAAGGCATCAGCGGGCGCGACATCGTGCTGCTGCTGGGTGGCCTCTTCCTGCTCTACAAGGCCACGCACGAGATCTTCATCGAGGTCGAGGCGCGCGAGCAGGACGGCCCGCCCAAGACCGACGACGCCGTCATCAAGTCGGTGGGGGGCAAGCTCTTCTGGGCCATCATCGGCCAGATCGCCATCATCGACATCGTGTTCTCGCTCGACTCGGTGATCACGGCGGTGGGCATGGTCGACGAGATCGGCGTGATGGTGGCGGCCGTGATCGCCGCCGTGGCCGTGATGCTCTTCGCTGCCAAGCCGATCGGCGAGTTTGTCGACCGCCACCCGTCGGTCAAGGTGCTGGCGTTGGCCTTCCTGGTGATGGTGGGCATGGCGCTCACCGCCGAAGCCTTCGACGTGCACGTGCCCAAGGGCTACATCTATGCTGCGATGGCCTTCTCCCTGGCCGTCGAAGCCCTCAACATCCGCGCCCGGAACAAGCGGCGGGCCGCGGTGTCTCATGAGTCTTCCGCTGGTGTCTGA
- a CDS encoding Bax inhibitor-1/YccA family protein: MNYDLQQVYGQAVTSPQERNKVLRNTYWLLALSMVPTVLGAWVGVATGIAAAMSPMVSLVVFLGGAFGFMFAIEKTKNSSAGVPILLGFTFFMGLMLSRMVGMVLGLSNGAGLIMMAFAGTGAIFFGMAMLSSVIKRDLSSMGKWLFIGAIMLLVAGIANIFLKSPALMITLSVLAIGIFSAFILHDLKRVQDGHETNYITATLGVYLSLYNVFQSLLALFGIFGGRDE, from the coding sequence ATGAACTACGACCTTCAACAGGTTTACGGCCAGGCCGTCACCTCGCCGCAGGAGCGCAACAAGGTCCTGCGCAACACCTACTGGCTGCTGGCCCTGTCGATGGTGCCCACCGTGCTGGGCGCCTGGGTTGGCGTGGCCACCGGCATCGCCGCGGCCATGTCGCCGATGGTGAGCCTCGTGGTCTTCCTCGGCGGCGCCTTCGGCTTCATGTTCGCCATCGAGAAGACGAAGAACTCGTCGGCCGGCGTGCCCATCCTGCTCGGCTTCACTTTCTTCATGGGCCTGATGCTCTCGCGCATGGTGGGCATGGTGCTCGGCCTGTCGAACGGCGCCGGGCTCATCATGATGGCCTTCGCCGGCACGGGCGCGATCTTCTTCGGCATGGCGATGCTGTCGTCGGTGATCAAGCGCGACCTGTCCAGCATGGGCAAGTGGCTCTTCATCGGCGCGATCATGTTGCTCGTGGCCGGCATCGCCAACATCTTCCTGAAGTCGCCCGCGCTGATGATCACGCTGTCGGTGCTGGCCATCGGCATCTTCTCGGCCTTCATCCTGCACGACCTGAAGCGTGTGCAAGACGGGCATGAAACGAATTACATCACCGCCACGCTGGGCGTGTACCTGAGCCTGTACAACGTGTTCCAGTCGCTGCTGGCCCTGTTCGGCATCTTTGGCGGGCGCGACGAGTAA